From a region of the Odoribacter splanchnicus DSM 20712 genome:
- a CDS encoding thiamine diphosphokinase encodes MIKRYKCVVVANGLFPTGQQALELLRQAEFVVACDGAVIGLENGRLPDAVVGDLDSLPEPVRNRYSDRIYRVKDQETNDLTKAVNYVKTLGFREVLILGATGRREDHTLGNISLLAQYVTEFERVEMVSDFGWFTPLYRTTTLDSEPGQQVSLFSLYPNGRISVSGLRYPIEKRRLLYWWEATLNEATGKEFTVILEEDARVLVYRTFSSL; translated from the coding sequence ATGATCAAAAGATATAAATGTGTGGTTGTTGCAAACGGTTTATTTCCGACAGGGCAACAGGCATTGGAACTATTGAGGCAGGCTGAATTTGTTGTTGCCTGTGATGGGGCTGTGATCGGATTGGAGAATGGCCGGCTACCGGATGCGGTTGTCGGTGATTTGGATAGTTTGCCGGAACCGGTTCGAAACCGTTATTCCGATCGGATTTACCGGGTGAAAGATCAGGAGACGAACGACTTGACCAAGGCTGTGAATTATGTCAAAACTTTAGGCTTCCGGGAAGTATTGATTCTGGGGGCTACCGGTAGGCGTGAAGATCATACCTTGGGTAATATTTCTTTGCTGGCCCAGTATGTGACTGAATTCGAACGGGTAGAAATGGTTTCCGATTTCGGATGGTTTACACCCTTATACCGGACGACTACTTTGGATAGTGAACCGGGACAACAGGTTTCCTTGTTTTCATTGTATCCTAATGGTAGGATTTCTGTATCCGGACTTCGTTATCCGATAGAAAAAAGGCGTCTCCTGTATTGGTGGGAAGCGACATTGAACGAAGCTACCGGCAAGGAGTTTACCGTTATCCTGGAAGAAGATGCCAGGGTGTTGGTATACCGTACTTTCTCTAGTTTATAA
- the pnuC gene encoding nicotinamide riboside transporter PnuC gives MEQGLEYFGVLTGLLYLGLEIVQHRAMWIVGFVTSFVYIFVFFFSKFYADMSLNIYYVCISIYGFWQWHKGKAVQEGTEVLILYRRLNIRLIWGITVVTVFLYGTLYFILSDYTDSPVSAGDAFTTALSITATWMLARRILEHWWFWVVIDGVSALLYYQRALYPTCFLFVCYSVLAIVGWINWKKKGKWYDQKI, from the coding sequence ATGGAACAAGGACTGGAATATTTCGGTGTATTGACGGGTTTGCTTTATCTCGGTTTGGAGATCGTTCAGCATCGGGCAATGTGGATTGTCGGGTTTGTTACTTCGTTTGTCTATATCTTTGTTTTTTTCTTCTCTAAATTCTATGCCGACATGAGCCTGAATATTTATTATGTCTGCATCAGTATATACGGTTTCTGGCAATGGCATAAGGGAAAGGCTGTACAGGAAGGCACTGAAGTGCTGATATTGTACCGTCGTTTGAATATCAGGCTGATATGGGGCATTACTGTCGTAACTGTTTTTTTGTACGGTACGTTGTATTTCATTTTGTCGGATTATACCGATTCGCCCGTATCGGCCGGAGATGCTTTTACCACAGCTTTGAGTATTACGGCAACGTGGATGCTGGCCCGGAGAATATTGGAACACTGGTGGTTTTGGGTGGTGATCGACGGGGTGTCGGCATTGTTGTATTATCAGCGGGCTTTGTATCCGACCTGCTTTTTATTTGTATGTTATAGCGTATTAGCGATTGTAGGATGGATCAATTGGAAAAAGAAAGGAAAGTGGTATGATCAAAAGATATAA
- a CDS encoding nitrous oxide-stimulated promoter family protein, which translates to MDMSRIEREKRVVGMMVRLYCRKQEGNDCLCEECRALLEYAHARLEHCPFGERKTSCKHCKIHCYKPGMRQKMRQVMRYAGPRMLFYHPLIALRHLFGDFK; encoded by the coding sequence ATGGATATGTCCCGGATTGAAAGAGAAAAAAGAGTGGTCGGGATGATGGTCCGTTTGTATTGCCGGAAGCAGGAAGGGAACGATTGTTTGTGCGAGGAGTGCCGGGCTTTGTTGGAGTATGCGCATGCCCGTTTGGAGCATTGTCCGTTTGGAGAACGTAAAACTTCGTGTAAACATTGTAAAATACATTGCTATAAACCCGGTATGCGGCAGAAAATGCGGCAGGTGATGCGCTATGCCGGTCCGAGAATGTTATTTTATCACCCGCTGATAGCTTTGAGACATTTGTTCGGTGATTTTAAATGA
- a CDS encoding winged helix DNA-binding domain-containing protein: protein MGTLTDIRMACHQLAEPEFGHPADLVGWMGAMQAQDYTMSKWAVGLRLKSATIAQVNEALAKGEIVRTHIMRPTWHYVAGKDLRWMLQLTSSRLKKVIDSWVKASGLDISENQYTQCNDLIGKMLSGGNCLTREEIEMELGHAGVPVTGDRVRRYVLRAEMEGIVCSGADKNGKPGYALLDEQVAPASSLPREEALARLAVNYFRSHSPATLKDFVWWSGLTVTEAQQAIGSIKELLVEEHFEGQAFWVFAACRKTENRDLIQLLPPFDEYLVSYKDRTPVIPEKHHSKAFNRWGTFYPVILYGGQIIGNWSKVKKKEGLTVTVSFFDKRSKCPLKLLQEVEKQYRKFVDGYVPD, encoded by the coding sequence ATGGGTACATTGACAGATATTCGGATGGCATGCCATCAGTTGGCAGAACCTGAATTCGGGCATCCTGCCGATTTGGTCGGTTGGATGGGAGCCATGCAGGCACAAGATTATACCATGTCGAAATGGGCTGTCGGGCTGCGTTTGAAGTCGGCTACGATTGCGCAAGTAAATGAGGCCCTGGCGAAAGGGGAAATTGTGCGGACTCACATTATGCGTCCTACCTGGCATTATGTTGCCGGAAAAGATTTACGCTGGATGTTGCAACTCACTTCTTCCCGGCTCAAAAAGGTGATCGATTCCTGGGTGAAAGCCAGTGGACTGGACATTTCAGAAAATCAATATACTCAGTGTAATGATTTGATCGGTAAGATGCTGTCCGGAGGAAACTGCCTCACGCGTGAAGAGATAGAAATGGAGTTGGGGCATGCCGGTGTCCCTGTTACCGGCGATCGGGTAAGACGTTATGTGCTCCGGGCCGAAATGGAAGGGATTGTATGTAGCGGTGCGGATAAGAATGGAAAGCCCGGTTATGCTTTGCTGGATGAACAGGTGGCCCCTGCCTCCTCCTTGCCCAGGGAAGAAGCTTTGGCGCGTCTGGCTGTCAATTATTTTCGTAGTCATTCTCCTGCTACTCTAAAAGATTTCGTCTGGTGGTCGGGACTGACGGTGACAGAAGCCCAACAGGCGATCGGTTCGATTAAAGAACTTCTAGTTGAAGAACATTTTGAAGGACAGGCGTTTTGGGTGTTTGCAGCTTGTCGGAAAACGGAAAATAGAGATCTGATCCAATTGCTTCCTCCTTTCGATGAGTATTTGGTGAGCTATAAAGACCGGACTCCCGTTATTCCGGAAAAGCACCATTCGAAAGCTTTTAACAGGTGGGGGACGTTTTATCCGGTGATTTTATATGGCGGACAGATTATAGGTAATTGGAGCAAGGTGAAAAAAAAGGAAGGGTTGACGGTAACGGTTTCGTTTTTTGATAAACGATCGAAATGTCCTTTAAAGCTCTTGCAGGAAGTTGAAAAACAATATCGGAAATTTGTAGATGGATATGTCCCGGATTGA
- a CDS encoding MATE family efflux transporter yields the protein MRDSIDFGSMNISTLFRKLLIPTVLGMIFSAVFVITDGIFVGKGIGSDALAAVNITAPLFMITTGIGLMFGMGASVVASIHLSQGKVKVANINITQAIGFASLLILILSALCCLFLEPLAHLLGSSERLLPGVMEYMIWYIPFLVFYLILNAGMFFIRLDGSPNYAMMCNAIAAVTNILLDYIFIFRFGWGLMGAAFATSLGTTIGGLMTVGYLLRRSHTLHLQRIKLSRKSMQLTARNIGYMVKLGSSAFVTELSIAFMMFLGNYVFISHLGEDGVAAFSIACYFFPIIFMIYDAIVLSGQPILSYNFGLRDTSRIKQTLRLMYRTALLCGISFFTLTALFRHQIVALFIGPEYAAYQIAVKGLPYFAFGFIFFAVNMIGIGYYQSIERAHRATVITLLRGILFILVGFLVLPILLDVKGIWLAVPLAEVLTLLLIGSLYLHEKQKQKS from the coding sequence ATGAGAGACAGTATTGATTTCGGAAGCATGAACATTTCGACCTTGTTCAGAAAATTATTGATTCCGACAGTTTTAGGAATGATATTTTCAGCAGTATTTGTAATCACCGACGGTATCTTTGTCGGGAAAGGAATCGGTAGTGATGCTTTAGCAGCCGTTAACATCACTGCCCCTTTGTTTATGATCACGACGGGTATCGGCCTGATGTTCGGTATGGGCGCATCTGTAGTCGCTTCTATTCACTTATCCCAGGGGAAAGTAAAAGTAGCGAATATCAATATCACCCAGGCAATCGGATTCGCTTCTTTACTCATTCTGATTCTGTCCGCCCTGTGTTGTCTGTTTTTAGAACCTTTGGCCCACTTGCTGGGAAGTTCGGAACGCCTATTGCCCGGCGTTATGGAATATATGATCTGGTATATTCCTTTTCTGGTATTCTATCTAATCCTGAATGCAGGGATGTTCTTCATCCGTTTAGACGGTTCCCCCAATTATGCCATGATGTGTAATGCTATAGCAGCAGTAACCAACATCCTCCTCGATTATATTTTCATCTTCCGTTTCGGCTGGGGACTGATGGGGGCAGCCTTTGCAACCAGTCTCGGGACAACGATCGGGGGACTGATGACAGTTGGTTATCTGCTGCGCCGGTCACATACTTTACATCTGCAACGAATCAAATTAAGCCGGAAAAGTATGCAACTTACCGCCCGGAATATCGGTTATATGGTTAAGCTCGGTTCATCGGCCTTTGTCACCGAACTATCCATCGCCTTTATGATGTTTCTGGGAAATTACGTATTCATCAGTCATTTAGGAGAAGACGGAGTAGCAGCATTCAGTATCGCTTGTTATTTTTTCCCGATTATTTTTATGATATACGACGCAATCGTGTTATCGGGTCAGCCGATCCTCAGTTATAATTTCGGTCTCCGGGATACATCACGGATCAAACAAACCCTCCGTTTGATGTACAGAACAGCACTCCTCTGCGGAATAAGTTTTTTCACCCTCACCGCCCTTTTCCGCCACCAGATTGTCGCTCTGTTTATCGGACCGGAATATGCAGCTTATCAGATTGCAGTGAAAGGTTTGCCTTACTTTGCCTTCGGCTTTATATTTTTCGCCGTCAATATGATTGGAATCGGTTATTATCAAAGTATCGAACGGGCACATCGGGCTACCGTCATCACCCTGCTACGCGGGATACTATTTATACTGGTGGGCTTCCTGGTGCTTCCTATATTACTCGATGTAAAAGGAATATGGCTGGCCGTCCCTCTGGCAGAAGTACTCACCCTTCTCCTGATCGGCAGCCTTTATCTGCACGAAAAGCAGAAACAGAAGTCTTAA
- a CDS encoding Crp/Fnr family transcriptional regulator codes for MEVFIEKFCRRYNLSETDVKALTEQMQEVRFRKKEAIVIEGERNSNLYLIKEGIWRGHYLKDGTDTTIWFASVGEIAFSIRGYADNSISQISIEACNDSIAYSIPRHLLTKLFDSSLGLANLGRRLMEQQLLTTENWLLSNDSPRAKERYLTLIRETPELLQHVPQKHIASYLWITPQSLSRIRAKIKL; via the coding sequence ATGGAAGTCTTTATCGAGAAATTCTGCCGAAGGTATAACCTTTCAGAAACGGATGTAAAAGCATTGACAGAACAAATGCAGGAAGTACGTTTTAGAAAAAAAGAAGCTATTGTCATTGAAGGAGAACGCAATAGCAATTTATACCTGATCAAAGAAGGAATCTGGAGAGGACATTATCTGAAAGACGGAACCGATACGACTATCTGGTTTGCTTCTGTCGGTGAAATAGCCTTTTCGATCCGGGGATATGCCGACAATTCGATCTCCCAAATCTCTATAGAAGCCTGTAATGACAGTATCGCATACAGTATTCCGCGCCATCTTTTAACCAAGTTATTCGATTCATCCCTTGGATTAGCCAACCTCGGGCGCCGTCTGATGGAGCAACAATTGCTTACCACTGAAAACTGGTTACTCAGTAATGACAGTCCGCGTGCTAAAGAACGCTACCTGACTTTAATCCGGGAAACCCCGGAATTATTGCAACATGTCCCGCAAAAACACATCGCTTCTTATCTGTGGATCACCCCGCAGTCACTGAGCCGGATTCGGGCAAAAATAAAGCTATAG
- a CDS encoding Crp/Fnr family transcriptional regulator, whose protein sequence is MDYKKLAEAPVFRGLSERFLENFIGRTPNALREFGIGDFIALQGTVCQSLYLLYSGRVRTNMVNEEGKQVTIEEIEAPRLLAPAFIFATDNRFPVNITTLTNCEVLVLNRTDFVDLMHREKIVMQNFLRIISDRSIFLSRKLNAFALQDLKTRLLAYLREHENPRSRQEIADILGVARPSLARVLSELADEGYLRIEKRKITVVRHKID, encoded by the coding sequence ATGGATTATAAGAAATTGGCAGAGGCTCCGGTTTTCAGAGGGCTTTCAGAAAGGTTCCTGGAAAATTTTATCGGTCGTACTCCGAATGCTTTGCGTGAGTTTGGTATCGGTGATTTTATTGCTTTACAGGGGACGGTTTGTCAGTCGTTGTATTTGTTGTATAGTGGCCGGGTACGGACTAATATGGTGAATGAAGAGGGGAAACAGGTGACGATAGAAGAGATCGAAGCTCCCCGTTTGTTGGCTCCGGCTTTTATTTTTGCTACAGACAACCGTTTCCCGGTAAATATTACCACTTTAACAAATTGTGAAGTGCTGGTTTTGAACCGGACTGATTTTGTAGACCTGATGCATCGGGAAAAGATAGTGATGCAAAATTTTCTGCGGATCATTTCCGACCGGAGTATTTTTTTGAGCCGTAAGTTGAATGCTTTTGCCTTACAGGATTTGAAAACCCGCTTGCTGGCTTATCTTCGCGAACATGAAAATCCGCGTAGTCGACAAGAGATCGCCGATATCCTGGGAGTGGCACGTCCCTCCTTAGCCCGGGTATTGTCGGAATTGGCCGATGAAGGATATCTCCGGATCGAAAAGCGGAAAATCACTGTCGTACGGCATAAGATCGATTGA
- a CDS encoding ATP-binding protein, whose product MKRTIIKIDDSRCNGCGLCVKGCHEGALQLIEGKAVLVSELYCDGLGACLGECPQQAIELEEREAEAYDERKVMQRLLPKGEKVISAHLRHLATQGQQDYLQQAIDVLEENHLPIPVPANKSTSQNSFLFHATPTSATGGCPGSRNITFTPQSQKQAIGIPASAQSQTDTFTSPVSMPSELQQWPVQLHLLSPTAPWLKKANLLVAADCTAYSAGDFHTNWLRGKRLAIACPKLDHGQEIYLEKLITMIDEGGIDTLTVMIMEVPCCSGLLHLCQKARQKAKRNIPLKMVKISLQGEILEEIWL is encoded by the coding sequence ATGAAACGCACGATAATTAAAATCGACGACTCCCGGTGTAATGGTTGCGGTCTTTGTGTAAAAGGTTGTCACGAAGGGGCTCTGCAACTGATCGAGGGCAAAGCCGTTCTAGTGAGCGAACTCTATTGCGACGGTTTGGGGGCCTGTTTAGGAGAATGCCCGCAGCAAGCGATAGAACTGGAAGAGAGAGAAGCCGAAGCTTATGACGAACGTAAAGTGATGCAACGCCTGCTCCCCAAAGGAGAAAAAGTGATCTCCGCTCATCTCCGTCATCTGGCAACTCAGGGACAGCAGGATTATCTCCAACAAGCCATCGACGTATTGGAGGAAAATCATCTTCCTATACCTGTTCCGGCAAACAAGTCAACATCCCAAAATTCCTTTCTGTTTCACGCAACGCCGACTTCAGCCACCGGAGGTTGTCCCGGAAGCCGGAATATAACCTTCACTCCACAATCACAAAAACAAGCCATCGGTATCCCGGCATCGGCGCAAAGCCAAACGGATACCTTCACCTCACCGGTATCGATGCCCAGCGAATTACAACAGTGGCCCGTTCAGTTACATTTACTGTCTCCGACCGCTCCCTGGCTGAAGAAGGCGAATCTATTGGTTGCTGCGGATTGTACAGCCTATTCTGCCGGGGATTTTCATACCAACTGGCTTCGTGGGAAACGCCTGGCTATCGCGTGTCCGAAACTGGATCATGGACAAGAAATATATCTCGAAAAATTGATTACGATGATCGATGAAGGAGGAATAGACACCCTGACCGTTATGATCATGGAAGTGCCTTGTTGCAGTGGGTTATTGCACCTTTGCCAGAAAGCCCGTCAAAAAGCAAAACGCAACATTCCTTTAAAGATGGTCAAAATCAGCCTACAGGGCGAAATTTTAGAAGAAATATGGCTATAA
- the hcp gene encoding hydroxylamine reductase gives MKESMFCFQCQETAKGTGCTVRGVCGKNSTTSARMDLLLFVIRGISIAAHTLRTHRILPDPQVNAFVIDALFSTITNANFDEKSITERINRGFNLRNRLVAQASSAGITFPSADELTWNGAPEAYDDKAAEVGVLREPNEDLRSLKELIVYGLKGMAAYTGHAMRLGYDNPALHEFIQRTLSDIAIGNLSVGELTARVLQTGTFGVQAMALLDQANTGSYGNPEITEVNLGVRSNPGILISGHDLKDMEELLRQTEGTGIDVYTHSEMLPAHYYPAFKKYKHFAGNYGNAWWKQREEFETFNGPILFTTNCIVPPLPAATYTARMYTTNSAGYPGCKHIVTDADGKKDFSEIIEKAKTCKPPVEIEKGTIVGGFAHHQVIQLADKVVEAVKSGAIRQFVVMAGCDGRMKIREYYTEFAKSLPSDTVILTAGCAKYRYNKLGLGNIGNIPRVLDAGQCNDSYSLVRIALKLQEVFGLKDINELPIVYNIAWYEQKAVIVLLALLSLGIKNIHLGPTMPAFLSPNVAKVLTEKFGLSGKI, from the coding sequence ATGAAAGAATCGATGTTTTGTTTTCAATGTCAGGAGACAGCCAAAGGGACAGGCTGTACAGTCCGCGGAGTATGCGGTAAAAACAGTACAACTTCGGCTCGCATGGATTTGCTGCTCTTTGTAATCAGAGGAATTTCTATTGCAGCCCACACCTTACGTACGCACCGGATATTACCCGATCCACAAGTCAATGCTTTTGTCATCGACGCCCTCTTTTCGACTATTACCAATGCTAATTTCGACGAAAAAAGCATCACCGAACGGATCAATCGGGGGTTCAATCTTCGCAACCGTCTGGTTGCTCAGGCATCGTCAGCCGGCATCACCTTTCCTTCGGCCGACGAATTGACCTGGAACGGAGCCCCGGAAGCTTATGATGATAAAGCGGCTGAAGTGGGGGTATTACGCGAACCGAACGAAGATCTGCGTTCACTGAAAGAATTAATTGTATATGGACTCAAAGGAATGGCGGCTTATACCGGGCATGCTATGCGCCTGGGATACGATAATCCGGCTCTTCACGAATTTATACAACGTACCTTGTCCGATATCGCTATCGGTAACCTGTCGGTCGGAGAACTCACCGCCCGTGTCCTGCAAACCGGGACATTCGGCGTACAGGCCATGGCCCTACTCGACCAGGCCAATACCGGAAGTTACGGTAATCCTGAAATCACCGAAGTCAATCTGGGCGTCCGTTCTAATCCCGGAATCCTGATCAGCGGACACGATTTGAAAGATATGGAAGAGTTGTTACGGCAAACCGAGGGAACCGGAATCGACGTGTATACCCACAGTGAAATGTTACCTGCCCACTACTATCCGGCATTCAAAAAATACAAACATTTCGCCGGTAATTATGGAAATGCCTGGTGGAAACAACGGGAGGAATTCGAAACTTTTAACGGACCGATCCTTTTCACGACCAATTGTATCGTACCCCCATTACCGGCAGCCACCTACACAGCCCGGATGTACACGACCAATTCAGCCGGATATCCCGGATGTAAACACATCGTAACAGATGCGGACGGAAAAAAGGATTTTTCGGAAATCATCGAAAAAGCAAAAACCTGTAAACCTCCGGTAGAAATTGAAAAAGGAACCATTGTCGGTGGCTTTGCCCATCACCAGGTCATTCAACTGGCAGACAAGGTGGTCGAAGCTGTAAAAAGCGGAGCTATCCGTCAGTTTGTAGTCATGGCCGGATGTGACGGACGCATGAAAATACGGGAATATTATACCGAATTTGCCAAATCTCTCCCCTCCGATACAGTGATACTCACAGCTGGCTGTGCCAAATACCGTTACAACAAACTGGGTTTGGGAAACATCGGAAACATTCCCCGTGTCCTGGATGCCGGACAATGTAACGATAGTTATTCACTGGTACGCATAGCCCTGAAACTGCAAGAAGTATTCGGACTGAAAGATATCAATGAACTCCCTATTGTTTACAATATCGCCTGGTATGAACAAAAAGCCGTTATCGTACTACTGGCTTTACTGTCATTAGGTATCAAAAATATCCATCTGGGACCGACCATGCCCGCTTTCCTTTCACCGAATGTCGCCAAAGTCCTTACGGAAAA